The genomic window GGAATCACCGCGGTACGCAGCACCACCAGCGTGTAGTCTTCGGGCTCGACGATGGCCAGCGGTGCGCCGGCATCGATGCGGGCCTGCGCGTAGGAACCGAGCACGTTGTAGACCAGCGACAACTGGCCGCTGGCGACCTTGTCCAGCAGCACGCCGGTGCGCTCCTCGCGCACCACGGCGTTGTCGCCCAGCGCGCCCAGCAGCGCGCCGGCGATGCTGCCGCGCTGGGCATCCTGGGTGGCCAGCAGGTACCCCACGCTGCTGCGTTCGATATCGTAGGTACCGACCCGGCCACGCAGGGGGGGATCTTCCGCGCGCAGCAGGTCCAGCAGCTGCCGGCGCGTGTGCGGCGCCTTCGCCGCAGGCAGCCGGCGCGTGTTGTAGACCATCACGACCGGCTCGTAGCTGATGCCGAACGCTTCGCCACGCCACTGCGCCCACGACGGCAGCGCCGCGGTCTGTGCCGAACGGTGCGGCAGCGCGTGGCCGTCGTTGACCAGCCGGGTCTGCAGGTCCATGCCGCTGGAGATCAGCAGATCCGGCGATCCCGCGCCGGCGCGGTCGTGCAGGTACCGCGCATACAGGTCCTGGGTGATGATGTCCTCGTACACCACTTCGGTGCCCGGGTGCAGGCGCTGGTAATCGGCGATGACTTCGGCGAACACCTCGATATCGGTGGTGCCATGGATGCGCAGCTGCGCGGTGCCGGCGCCCTGGGCCGGGAAGCGCCGCACATCGCCGGGTGCAGCGATCACCGGCAGGGCCAGCAACAGGGCAACGGCGGTGGCCAACAGGCGGATCATGGCGTGCTCCGGGGCAGGCGGATGGTGGCGACCAGGCCGCCCTGCGGGCGGTTGCTGAGGTCGATGCGGCCGCCGTGGCTGTCGACCACGCGCTTGACGATGGCCAGGCCCAGGCCGGCACCGCCGGACGGCGCGCCCTCGCCACGCGCGAAGCGCTCGAACACGCGCTCGGCATCGGCGGCGGCGATGCCCGCGCCATGGTCGGCGATGGTCAGCACCGCCTGCCCGCCCTCGACCGTCAGCGCGATCTGCAGCGGGCCGTCACCGCCGTACTTCATCGCGTTGTCGACCAGGTTCTTGATCGCCTCACGCAGCAGCAGCGCATCGCCGTGCACCTGCACCGGCTCGGCGGTCATCGCCAGCTGCACGCGCGGTGCAGGCCCGGCCTGCGGCAGCGCTTCGTGCAGCGCCTGATGCACGGTTTCGGCCAG from Stenotrophomonas sp. 704A1 includes these protein-coding regions:
- a CDS encoding ABC transporter substrate-binding protein; the protein is MIRLLATAVALLLALPVIAAPGDVRRFPAQGAGTAQLRIHGTTDIEVFAEVIADYQRLHPGTEVVYEDIITQDLYARYLHDRAGAGSPDLLISSGMDLQTRLVNDGHALPHRSAQTAALPSWAQWRGEAFGISYEPVVMVYNTRRLPAAKAPHTRRQLLDLLRAEDPPLRGRVGTYDIERSSVGYLLATQDAQRGSIAGALLGALGDNAVVREERTGVLLDKVASGQLSLVYNVLGSYAQARIDAGAPLAIVEPEDYTLVVLRTAVIPRTGPHPEEARRFLDYLLSPRGQQVLSREARLMPIVTGNARGDDAPGRSRRPIQLGPGLLVYLDALKRRQFLDAWRSSVEPAGR